One window from the genome of Streptococcus parasanguinis encodes:
- the zwf gene encoding glucose-6-phosphate dehydrogenase, translating to MSSKVIVTIFGASGDLAKRKLYPSLFRLYKSGNLSENFAVIGTARRPWSKEYFESVVVESITDLADSPQQAQEFASHFYYQSHDVNDTEHYIALRELQNSLDEKYQTEHNKVFFLSMAPQFFGTIAKHLKSEGIVDGQGFERLIVEKPFGTDLETASQLNKELEETFDEEQIFRIDHYLGKEMIQNIFAIRFGNLIFDNLWNRDFIDNIQITFAERLGVEERGGYYDHSGALRDMVQNHTLQLLSLLAMDKPATFTKDAIRSEKVKVFEQLHNPTDEELKKFFIRGQYHSGTIEGKKDISYRSEPNVDPESTTETYASGAFFVDSDRFRGVPFFFRTGKRLTQKGTMVNVVFKQTDSIFGHSLQPNVLTIYIQPNEGFSLSINGKEVGEKFSIAPISFDYETDATATGASPEPYEKLIFDVLNNDSTNYSHWQEVRASWQLIDRIEKLWAENGAPLYEYKSGSMGPTASDDLLAEYGAEWVWKPEPKN from the coding sequence ATGTCTTCAAAAGTTATTGTAACCATTTTCGGGGCCAGTGGAGATTTAGCCAAGCGCAAACTCTACCCATCCCTTTTTAGACTCTATAAATCAGGAAATCTATCTGAAAACTTTGCGGTTATCGGAACAGCCCGCAGACCATGGAGCAAGGAATACTTTGAATCAGTCGTGGTAGAATCCATTACAGATCTGGCCGATAGCCCTCAACAAGCTCAAGAATTCGCTAGTCATTTCTACTACCAAAGCCACGATGTCAATGATACCGAACATTACATCGCCCTGCGCGAATTACAAAACAGCTTGGATGAAAAATACCAAACAGAACACAACAAGGTCTTCTTCCTGTCCATGGCTCCTCAATTTTTTGGAACTATTGCCAAACACCTCAAATCAGAAGGCATTGTGGATGGGCAAGGCTTTGAGCGCTTGATCGTTGAAAAACCTTTCGGTACAGACCTAGAAACGGCTAGTCAGCTCAACAAGGAATTGGAAGAAACCTTTGATGAAGAGCAAATCTTTCGGATCGACCATTACCTTGGAAAAGAAATGATCCAAAATATTTTTGCCATTCGTTTTGGAAATCTTATTTTTGATAATCTCTGGAACCGAGATTTTATTGACAATATCCAAATTACCTTTGCTGAACGCTTGGGGGTTGAAGAACGCGGTGGCTACTACGATCACTCGGGGGCCCTTCGAGATATGGTGCAAAACCATACCCTTCAGCTTTTGTCATTGCTTGCCATGGATAAACCAGCTACCTTTACCAAGGATGCGATTCGGTCAGAAAAAGTTAAAGTTTTTGAGCAATTGCACAATCCAACAGATGAGGAACTGAAGAAATTCTTTATCCGTGGTCAATACCATTCAGGTACGATCGAAGGGAAAAAAGATATCTCTTATCGCAGTGAGCCAAATGTCGACCCTGAATCTACTACAGAAACCTATGCTTCTGGTGCATTCTTTGTTGATAGCGATCGATTCCGTGGAGTTCCTTTCTTCTTCCGTACCGGAAAACGTTTGACCCAAAAAGGAACCATGGTCAATGTGGTCTTCAAGCAAACCGACTCCATCTTTGGACATAGCTTGCAACCAAATGTCTTGACCATTTATATCCAACCAAATGAAGGTTTCTCATTGAGCATCAACGGAAAAGAGGTCGGGGAAAAATTCAGCATCGCACCTATTTCCTTTGACTACGAAACAGATGCGACGGCAACTGGAGCTTCACCAGAGCCTTATGAAAAATTAATTTTCGACGTTTTGAACAACGACTCAACCAATTACAGCCACTGGCAAGAAGTTCGTGCTTCATGGCAATTGATTGACCGGATCGAAAAACTATGGGCCGAAAATGGAGCACCGCTCTATGAATACAAGTCTGGATCCATGGGACCAACTGCATCCGATGATCTCCTTGCAGAATACGGAGCAGAATGGGTTTGGAAACCTGAACCTAAGAATTAA
- a CDS encoding Tex family protein, translating into MAAKYAIMEVMDKYEKIAQELGVSLKQIDTVLSLTAEGSTIPFIARYRKDLTGNLDEVAIKAIIDRDKSLTALAERKETVLAKIEEQGKLTEALKQAIEAAEKLADVEELYLPYKEKRRTKATIAREAGLFPLARLILQNSPDLEAEAQKFTCEAFPTETAALAGAVDILVEAISEDTQLRALTYQEIHGHSLMTSTLKDESLDPKRTFEIYYDFSEKIKNMQGYRTLALNRGEKLGVLKVGFEHQLDRIIRIFEARFKTKNAYVDEVIQQAVKKKIVPAIERRIRTELTEVAEDGAIQLFSENLRNLLLIPPLKGRVVLGFDPAFRTGAKLAVVDETGKMLATQVIYPVAPAKPAQIEQAKKELSSLIKEFGVEIIAIGNGTASRESEAFVAEVLHDHPGVRYVIVNESGASVYSASELARHEFPELTVEKRSAISIARRLQDPLAELVKIDAKSIGVGQYQHDVNQKKLTESLDFVIDTVVNQVGVNINTASPSLLAHVAGLNKTISENIVKYREEEGMILSRAQIKKVPRLGAKAFEQAAGFLRIPESKNILDNTGVHPESYKEVEKLFQLLEITELDASAHEKLKAVNIKEMSTQLDLGPETLKDIIADLLKPGRDLRDSFDAPVLRQDVLDIKDLHIGQKLEGVVRNVVDFGAFVDIGIHEDGLIHISHMSKQFIKHPSQVVSVGDLVTVWVKRIDVEREKVNLSLVAPNESD; encoded by the coding sequence ATGGCAGCAAAATATGCTATAATGGAAGTTATGGATAAATATGAAAAAATAGCCCAAGAATTGGGTGTTAGCTTAAAACAAATCGATACCGTATTGAGTCTGACAGCAGAAGGCTCAACCATTCCCTTTATTGCTCGCTATCGAAAAGATCTAACGGGAAATTTAGATGAAGTAGCGATCAAGGCCATTATTGACCGGGACAAATCGTTAACGGCTCTGGCTGAACGAAAAGAAACCGTCCTTGCTAAGATTGAGGAACAAGGCAAACTGACAGAGGCGCTCAAGCAGGCTATTGAAGCTGCTGAAAAATTAGCGGATGTCGAAGAACTCTATCTCCCTTATAAGGAAAAACGGCGGACCAAGGCGACGATTGCTCGAGAAGCAGGACTTTTTCCCTTGGCGCGTCTCATTTTGCAAAATAGTCCAGACTTGGAAGCAGAGGCTCAGAAATTTACCTGTGAGGCCTTCCCAACTGAAACCGCAGCTTTAGCTGGTGCAGTGGATATTTTGGTAGAAGCTATTTCAGAGGATACCCAATTACGGGCCCTCACCTATCAAGAAATTCATGGGCATTCCCTCATGACGTCAACCTTGAAGGATGAAAGCTTAGATCCTAAGAGAACCTTTGAAATCTATTATGATTTTTCTGAGAAGATCAAGAATATGCAAGGCTACCGGACTCTAGCTCTCAATCGTGGGGAAAAATTGGGCGTTCTCAAAGTCGGATTCGAGCACCAACTGGATCGAATCATTCGTATTTTTGAGGCTCGTTTTAAAACTAAAAATGCCTATGTCGATGAGGTTATTCAACAAGCGGTTAAGAAAAAAATCGTTCCTGCGATTGAACGTCGGATTCGGACAGAGTTGACGGAGGTGGCAGAAGACGGAGCCATTCAATTGTTCTCTGAGAATCTACGGAATCTATTGCTCATTCCTCCATTAAAAGGGCGCGTGGTCCTTGGATTTGACCCAGCCTTTCGGACCGGTGCTAAACTAGCCGTTGTCGATGAGACAGGAAAGATGCTCGCCACCCAGGTCATCTATCCAGTTGCTCCTGCAAAACCAGCTCAGATCGAGCAGGCTAAAAAGGAACTGTCTTCCTTGATCAAGGAGTTCGGAGTAGAAATTATTGCGATTGGAAATGGAACCGCCAGCCGTGAAAGTGAGGCCTTTGTCGCAGAGGTGCTTCATGACCATCCAGGAGTTCGCTATGTTATTGTCAATGAAAGCGGAGCCTCTGTCTACTCAGCTAGTGAGTTGGCCCGTCATGAGTTCCCAGAGCTAACCGTTGAAAAACGCTCGGCCATCTCCATTGCCCGTCGCTTGCAAGATCCGCTAGCAGAATTGGTGAAAATCGATGCCAAATCCATCGGTGTCGGTCAATACCAACACGATGTCAATCAGAAAAAACTGACAGAAAGTTTAGATTTTGTGATAGATACTGTCGTCAACCAAGTTGGGGTCAATATCAATACGGCTAGTCCCTCTCTCTTAGCGCATGTAGCAGGACTCAATAAAACCATCTCTGAAAATATTGTGAAATATCGGGAAGAAGAAGGAATGATTCTTTCACGAGCACAGATTAAAAAAGTGCCTCGCCTCGGCGCCAAGGCTTTCGAGCAGGCTGCTGGATTCTTACGCATTCCTGAAAGTAAAAACATCTTGGACAATACCGGCGTTCACCCTGAAAGTTACAAGGAAGTTGAAAAACTTTTTCAGCTTCTTGAAATTACCGAACTCGATGCATCCGCTCATGAAAAATTAAAAGCTGTGAACATAAAGGAGATGTCTACTCAGCTGGATCTGGGACCAGAAACCCTGAAAGATATCATTGCCGATCTCCTAAAACCAGGTCGCGATTTGCGGGATTCCTTTGATGCACCCGTGCTCCGTCAGGATGTCTTGGATATTAAAGACCTGCATATTGGCCAAAAATTAGAAGGGGTTGTGCGCAATGTGGTTGACTTTGGGGCCTTTGTCGATATTGGCATTCACGAAGATGGCTTGATTCATATCTCCCATATGAGCAAGCAGTTTATCAAGCATCCAAGCCAGGTCGTTTCAGTAGGTGATTTGGTAACCGTCTGGGTGAAGAGGATTGATGTGGAACGCGAAAAAGTCAATCTCAGTTTGGTAGCTCCGAATGAATCTGACTGA
- a CDS encoding TIGR03943 family putative permease subunit — protein MIRFLILAGYFELTMYLQLSGKLNQYINLHYSYLAYISMFLSFVLALVQLIIWVKQMKIHSHLSGFWAKVASIFLLCIPLFVGLFFPTVTLDSQTVSAKGYHFPVAAGSSKEIQQDEGTTTQYLKPDTSSYFTKSAYESEMKQAAKKYVDKKVIQVTTENYMEVMEVIYDYPDQFAGKTIELTGFVYNDPNNKDSQFLFRFGIIHCIADSGVYGLLTTGAPQHFENNTWIHAKGTLSIEYHKQLKQSLPVLHITDCQTITQPDNPYVYRVF, from the coding sequence ATGATTCGTTTCTTGATATTAGCTGGCTATTTTGAGCTCACCATGTACCTGCAATTATCTGGTAAGCTCAATCAATACATCAACTTACACTATTCTTACTTGGCTTATATTTCCATGTTCTTGTCCTTTGTTTTAGCTCTTGTGCAGCTGATCATCTGGGTCAAACAAATGAAGATCCACAGTCATCTATCTGGCTTCTGGGCAAAAGTGGCGAGTATTTTCTTGCTCTGTATTCCTTTGTTTGTCGGGCTATTTTTCCCTACAGTGACACTGGATTCCCAAACAGTCTCTGCCAAAGGCTACCACTTTCCGGTTGCAGCAGGTTCTTCCAAAGAAATCCAACAGGATGAAGGGACAACAACTCAGTATCTCAAACCGGATACCAGTAGCTATTTCACTAAGTCTGCCTACGAGTCAGAGATGAAGCAAGCAGCAAAGAAATATGTTGATAAAAAGGTGATCCAGGTGACCACTGAGAATTATATGGAAGTCATGGAGGTCATTTATGATTATCCAGATCAATTTGCGGGGAAAACCATCGAGTTGACCGGTTTTGTTTACAATGATCCTAATAACAAAGACAGCCAATTCCTCTTTCGCTTTGGGATCATCCACTGTATCGCAGATTCCGGTGTCTACGGTCTTTTAACAACCGGTGCTCCCCAACATTTTGAAAATAATACTTGGATCCATGCAAAAGGAACCTTGTCCATTGAATACCACAAGCAGCTCAAGCAAAGCTTGCCTGTCCTCCACATTACGGATTGTCAAACCATTACACAACCAGATAATCCTTATGTCTACCGCGTATTCTGA
- a CDS encoding SPJ_0845 family protein → MAIKFSKTDDLDKMFENFASFPDVEKTVEFPEEKKKAETATTKEAKKVK, encoded by the coding sequence ATGGCTATTAAATTCTCAAAAACAGATGATCTTGATAAAATGTTTGAAAACTTTGCAAGTTTTCCAGATGTAGAAAAAACAGTCGAATTCCCCGAAGAAAAAAAGAAGGCAGAAACTGCTACAACTAAAGAAGCAAAGAAGGTTAAGTAA
- a CDS encoding permease, which produces MTFFQHLPSSVLQAGAIFLSIIIEALPFVLIGSIISGIIEVYITPERVYRFLPKNKFGRIFFGTFIGFIFPSCECGIVPIINRFLEKKVPSYTAVPFLVTAPVINPIVLFATYSAFGNSVKMALYRALGSLLVATVLGIFLGFIQTDSIQKEHRKAVHEHDFRDLSKGQKLFQVLVQAIDEFFDTGRYLVFGCLFASLVQVYVPTRILTSISATPVIAILLLMVLSFLLSLCSEADAFIGSSLLSSFGVAPVLAFLVIGPMLDVKNLLMMKNYLKTRFIWHFIGIVSGVVLLYAWFVGVVL; this is translated from the coding sequence ATGACATTCTTTCAACACCTTCCCTCTAGCGTCTTGCAGGCTGGGGCTATTTTTCTCTCGATTATTATCGAGGCCCTACCGTTTGTCCTAATCGGGAGTATCATTTCAGGGATTATCGAGGTCTATATCACCCCCGAGAGGGTCTACCGCTTTCTTCCCAAGAATAAATTTGGTCGGATCTTCTTTGGGACCTTTATCGGCTTTATCTTTCCTTCCTGTGAATGTGGAATTGTTCCCATTATCAATCGCTTTCTAGAAAAGAAAGTCCCAAGTTATACTGCTGTTCCCTTTCTGGTGACAGCACCGGTCATCAATCCCATCGTTCTCTTTGCGACCTACTCAGCCTTTGGAAATTCTGTCAAGATGGCCCTCTACCGCGCCCTTGGTTCCCTACTGGTCGCAACAGTGCTAGGAATCTTTCTTGGTTTTATTCAGACAGATTCGATCCAAAAAGAACATCGTAAGGCTGTACATGAACATGATTTTAGGGACTTGAGCAAAGGTCAAAAGCTTTTCCAAGTCTTGGTGCAAGCCATTGATGAATTCTTTGATACGGGACGCTACCTGGTATTTGGTTGCCTCTTTGCCAGCCTCGTCCAAGTCTATGTCCCAACACGGATCCTCACTTCGATCAGTGCGACACCGGTTATTGCTATTCTCCTTCTCATGGTCTTGTCCTTTCTCCTCTCACTTTGTAGCGAGGCGGACGCCTTTATCGGCTCTTCTCTTTTGAGTAGTTTTGGAGTAGCGCCTGTGCTTGCCTTTCTGGTGATTGGGCCTATGCTTGATGTCAAAAATCTCCTCATGATGAAAAATTATCTCAAGACCCGTTTCATCTGGCATTTTATCGGGATTGTGAGTGGAGTTGTGCTCCTTTATGCTTGGTTTGTGGGGGTAGTGCTATGA